A genomic segment from Aegilops tauschii subsp. strangulata cultivar AL8/78 chromosome 1, Aet v6.0, whole genome shotgun sequence encodes:
- the LOC109743994 gene encoding myb-related protein Hv33, translating into MGRPSSGGVGQPKLRKGLWSPEEDEKLYNHILRYGVGCWSSVPRLAGLHRCGKSCRLRWLNYLRPDLKRGTFSQEEEDHIVALHQILGNRWSQIASHLPGRTDNEIKNFWNSCIKKKLRQQGIDPATHKPMASGAVTAALPDVEVEDRKPLAAAADGSLALKQSAEFDPFPVCADYGGGFAGDLGAANAAALYVQFGDCKDGADDDAGFGAADYSCVLDVSENLGYGESSSNSSNWNYGGEVGSVLDGEVLHWAKAEMEQQHDEPLEHKFSLPCQEQSLANFEFNLEQYF; encoded by the exons ATGGGACGTCCGTCGTCCGGCGGCGTGGGGCAGCCCAAGCTCCGCAAGGGGCTGTGGTCGCCTGAGGAAGACGAGAAGCTCTACAACCACATCCTCCGTTACGGCGTGGGCTGCTGGAGCTCCGTCCCCAGGCTCGCCGGGCTGCACCGCTGCGGCAAGAGCTGCCGCCTCCGCTGGCTCAACTACCTCCGCCCCGACCTCAAGCGCGGCACCTTCtcgcaggaggaggaggaccaCATCGTCGCGCTCCACCAGATCCTCGGCAACAG GTGGTCACAGATCGCGTCGCACCTGCCGGGCCGGACGGACAACGAGATCAAGAACTTCTGGAACAGCTGCATCAAGAAGAAGCTCCGGCAACAAGGCATCGACCCCGCCACGCACAAGCCCATGGCCTCCGGCGCAGTCACGGCGGCATTGCCGGACGTGGAAGTGGAAGACCGTAAGCCCCTTGCCGCGGCCGCCGACGGCAGCCTCGCTCTGAAGCAGTCGGCGGAGTTCGACCCGTTCCCGGTGTGCGCCGACTACGGCGGCGGGTTCGCCGGCGACCTTGGTGCCGCGAACGCGGCCGCACTGTACGTCCAGTTCGGCGACTGCAAGGACGGCGCGGACGACGATGCCGGGTTCGGCGCCGCCGACTACAGCTGCGTGCTGGACGTGTCGGAGAACCTGGGCTACGGGGAGAGCTCAAGCAACAGCAGCAACTGGAACTACGGCGGCGAGGTGGGCAGCGtgctcgacggcgaggtgctgcACTGGGCCAAGGCGGAGATGGAGCAGCAGCACGACGAGCCGTTGGAGCACAAGTTCTCGTTACCCTGCCAAGAACAGAGCCTCGCAAATTTCGAGTTCAATTTGGAACAATATTTTTga